The following coding sequences are from one Epilithonimonas vandammei window:
- a CDS encoding DUF5686 family protein: protein MIADSMCDKKFILSLFMILISGLVFSQTDKETQIENVTIQTVKKYKNKKENPAYAIMQQVWKKKKSNGLLLHKDYQYKTYEKIDFRLGNIDSAFTKKRAFKGLDSILFKYNDSSEISGKAVLPLFITETISQTYGKNDPKKERKDLLAIKNSGLNNNQIVAKTVQGMFKDINIYDNTINYLNIGFTSPVSTDGFAVFDYNITDTVEVNTIRTYEIRFTPKNPDALALKGRLYISMDQYNVMKVEMETNKKININFVKNITTDLEFDNPDDSTFIPIRNETTLNLTLNDKDGAKNIIARRTANYSNYEFDKGLEDSFINKIIIPEDESITKDDTYWQENRTEALTKSEQNIYKMYDELEEIPRYKHIMKTVEILNSGYIHFGKWLDVGNIFQSVGYNDIEGLRLRTGARTYFGKNDMWRIQAYTAYGFRDKEWKYGAEGKYMFNKTNRFMVGAGTRKDVLQLGVQLTTDEGIMTRSFASSSVINSGDNTSLSSVSQTNFFTSIEPWKNIQLRLDATQQSITAANPALFNISYIQNGILKSRLDDSRLTFSIMARPGTKFSTYGVERYEQTMLAMNPTFILKYTKGFKDIFNSDFNYNKLQFYYYQPVILGNWGRLFANVEAGKNFESLPLALQNVLPANQSYGLQRGVFSLMNYYEFVADSYAVLFLEHHFNGKIFSQIPLIKKLKLREVAFFRSGVGSLKQGSVNMNAGNMQLSAPEKPYYEYGFGIENIGFGNFRILRIDFNWRGNYLNHNVTSTPVRKFGIQFGFQMNF from the coding sequence ATGATTGCAGACTCAATGTGTGATAAAAAATTTATTCTTTCTCTTTTTATGATTCTTATCTCCGGTCTGGTATTCTCGCAGACTGATAAAGAAACCCAAATCGAAAATGTAACCATTCAGACCGTTAAAAAATATAAAAATAAAAAGGAAAATCCTGCTTATGCGATTATGCAGCAGGTCTGGAAAAAAAAGAAATCCAACGGTCTTCTACTCCATAAAGATTATCAATATAAAACCTACGAAAAAATTGATTTTCGGCTTGGTAATATAGACAGTGCATTTACCAAAAAGAGAGCATTTAAAGGATTGGATTCAATTCTTTTTAAATACAATGATTCTTCGGAGATTTCTGGCAAGGCTGTACTTCCGCTTTTTATCACTGAAACGATTTCGCAGACTTACGGAAAAAACGATCCTAAAAAAGAACGGAAAGATTTACTGGCCATCAAAAATTCTGGTCTTAACAATAACCAGATTGTTGCTAAAACAGTTCAGGGAATGTTTAAAGATATCAATATCTATGACAATACGATCAATTATCTGAACATTGGATTTACAAGTCCTGTTTCCACAGACGGATTTGCCGTTTTTGATTACAATATTACAGATACGGTTGAAGTGAACACCATCAGAACCTATGAAATCCGTTTTACTCCCAAAAACCCAGACGCTTTGGCTCTGAAAGGACGTCTGTACATTTCTATGGATCAATATAATGTGATGAAAGTGGAAATGGAGACTAATAAAAAAATCAATATCAATTTTGTCAAAAATATCACTACAGATTTAGAATTTGATAACCCTGATGATTCTACCTTTATCCCGATCCGTAACGAAACAACGCTAAATCTTACGCTGAATGATAAAGATGGTGCAAAAAATATCATTGCAAGAAGAACAGCCAACTACAGTAATTATGAGTTCGATAAAGGTCTGGAAGATTCATTCATCAACAAAATAATAATTCCCGAAGACGAATCTATTACAAAAGACGACACTTACTGGCAGGAAAACCGCACGGAAGCACTGACAAAAAGCGAACAGAACATCTACAAAATGTATGATGAGCTGGAAGAAATACCTAGATATAAACATATCATGAAAACCGTGGAAATCCTGAATTCCGGATACATCCATTTCGGAAAATGGCTGGATGTGGGAAATATTTTCCAGTCCGTAGGTTATAACGATATCGAAGGTTTGAGACTGCGCACTGGAGCAAGAACCTACTTCGGGAAAAACGATATGTGGCGCATACAGGCTTACACAGCATACGGTTTCCGGGACAAGGAGTGGAAATATGGCGCTGAAGGAAAATATATGTTCAATAAAACCAACCGTTTTATGGTGGGTGCAGGAACTAGAAAAGATGTGCTGCAACTTGGCGTACAGCTCACAACGGATGAAGGTATTATGACACGTTCTTTCGCTTCATCTTCGGTTATCAATTCAGGTGATAATACATCGTTAAGTTCTGTAAGTCAGACCAATTTTTTCACGAGCATTGAACCTTGGAAAAACATTCAGCTACGACTAGATGCAACGCAGCAAAGCATCACAGCCGCAAACCCTGCTCTATTCAATATCAGCTACATTCAAAATGGTATTCTGAAATCCAGACTAGACGATTCCCGATTGACATTCAGTATAATGGCCAGACCAGGCACCAAATTCTCTACTTATGGTGTAGAGCGTTATGAGCAGACAATGCTTGCGATGAATCCGACATTCATTTTAAAATATACCAAAGGATTTAAAGATATTTTCAACTCAGATTTCAATTATAACAAGCTTCAGTTTTATTATTACCAACCTGTGATTTTAGGTAATTGGGGAAGATTATTTGCTAATGTTGAAGCCGGGAAAAACTTCGAATCTCTTCCCCTCGCATTACAAAATGTGTTGCCTGCCAACCAATCGTATGGATTGCAGAGAGGTGTTTTTTCATTGATGAATTACTATGAATTCGTGGCAGATTCTTATGCTGTTCTATTTCTTGAACATCATTTCAACGGGAAAATATTTTCTCAAATTCCGCTCATCAAGAAGCTAAAGCTGAGAGAAGTTGCGTTTTTCCGCTCAGGCGTTGGAAGCTTAAAACAAGGCTCAGTTAATATGAACGCTGGCAATATGCAACTCAGTGCCCCCGAAAAACCTTATTACGAATATGGTTTTGGAATAGAGAATATTGGATTTGGCAACTTCAGGATTTTAAGAATTGATTTTAACTGGCGTGGCAATTACCTAAATCACAATGTAACATCTACGCCTGTGAGAAAATTCGGGATTCAGTTTGGTTTCCAGATGAACTTTTAG
- a CDS encoding lactonase family protein — MRIQKIVLFIGFLIGTSLYSQKQFVFFGSYNWDKGSEAVYVYELDTANGKLKKVASSSDVVNPGYITISPDGKYIYASSDAKTPNYGTVSSFSFDPDKKSLNFLNQQKTRGENPVYVNVDKSGKWLINATYNQATISVFPLLDNGKIDSMVQHFKFTEGSGVNPKRQEKAHTHSVVFSPDSKTVLFADLGADKILQYPFDASQNKPLIDNKSTFINTKPGSGPRHITFSKNGKLVYSIEELAGMISVYDFSDSNLKEIQRIATHPDKITEGFESSDVHISPDGKFLYAANRGKENNIAIFKVLNDGKLESIGYQKTGGKHPRTFAIDETGKFIIVTNVNSQDVTVFRRNLETGMLKKVGKPVKINHPTCVKIKMY; from the coding sequence ATGAGAATCCAAAAAATTGTTCTATTCATTGGCTTTTTAATTGGCACAAGTCTATATTCACAGAAACAATTTGTATTTTTTGGTTCTTATAATTGGGACAAAGGTTCTGAAGCTGTTTATGTTTATGAACTCGACACAGCAAACGGAAAGCTAAAGAAAGTTGCTTCCTCTTCAGACGTAGTCAATCCGGGCTATATCACAATTTCACCAGACGGAAAATATATTTACGCTTCTTCTGACGCCAAAACGCCCAATTACGGAACAGTAAGTTCTTTTTCCTTCGATCCAGATAAAAAATCATTGAATTTTCTCAATCAACAAAAAACACGTGGCGAAAATCCAGTTTATGTAAATGTTGATAAAAGTGGAAAATGGCTTATTAACGCAACATACAATCAAGCTACCATTTCTGTATTTCCACTCTTAGATAATGGAAAAATTGACTCCATGGTTCAGCATTTCAAATTCACGGAAGGAAGCGGCGTGAATCCGAAGAGACAGGAGAAAGCACACACGCATTCAGTAGTTTTTTCACCGGATTCTAAAACTGTTTTATTTGCAGATCTGGGAGCAGATAAAATTTTGCAATATCCTTTTGACGCCAGTCAGAATAAGCCTTTGATAGATAACAAAAGTACATTTATCAACACAAAACCAGGAAGCGGACCAAGACATATCACATTCAGCAAAAACGGAAAATTAGTTTATTCGATTGAAGAACTAGCCGGGATGATTTCGGTTTATGATTTTTCCGATAGTAACTTAAAAGAAATCCAAAGAATTGCAACGCATCCTGACAAAATAACAGAAGGTTTTGAAAGTTCCGATGTTCATATTTCGCCCGACGGGAAATTCCTGTATGCAGCCAACAGAGGGAAAGAAAACAATATTGCGATTTTCAAAGTCTTAAATGATGGAAAATTAGAATCTATCGGCTACCAAAAAACTGGCGGAAAACATCCCAGAACTTTTGCCATCGATGAAACTGGAAAGTTCATTATTGTGACGAATGTTAATTCTCAAGACGTCACAGTTTTCAGAAGAAATCTGGAAACAGGAATGTTGAAGAAAGTTGGAAAACCTGTAAAAATTAATCATCCGACTTGTGTTAAAATTAAGATGTATTGA
- the rsmA gene encoding 16S rRNA (adenine(1518)-N(6)/adenine(1519)-N(6))-dimethyltransferase RsmA, with protein MDVRAKKHLGQHFLTDQNIARNIVDSLSFEGYKKVLEVGPGMGVLTKFLLEKDSEIYVAEIDQESVVYLKKHYPKLDEQHFVGDFLKINIPEVFNEELAVIGNFPYNISSQILFKIIDNYTLIPEMSGMFQKEVAERTAAKPRTKDYGILSVLVQAYYDVEYLFTVHENVFNPPPKVKSGVILMTRNQKDGLAGNEILFKQIVKAGFGQRRKKMNNALKVLGIPENMKSHPFLDIRAEELSVADFIAFANEWKSSLSV; from the coding sequence ATGGACGTTAGAGCAAAAAAACATCTTGGTCAACATTTTCTTACAGACCAGAATATCGCACGCAACATTGTAGATTCGTTGTCATTTGAAGGCTACAAAAAAGTTCTGGAAGTCGGTCCGGGAATGGGCGTTCTTACAAAATTTCTTCTTGAAAAAGACTCTGAAATTTATGTTGCGGAAATCGACCAAGAATCTGTCGTCTATCTCAAAAAACATTACCCAAAACTTGATGAACAACATTTTGTTGGTGACTTTCTGAAAATCAATATTCCGGAGGTTTTCAATGAAGAATTAGCAGTAATTGGGAATTTCCCTTATAATATTTCGTCTCAGATTTTGTTTAAAATCATTGATAATTACACTTTGATTCCGGAAATGAGCGGAATGTTCCAGAAAGAAGTTGCCGAAAGAACCGCCGCAAAACCTAGAACAAAAGATTACGGAATTTTGTCAGTTTTGGTTCAAGCTTATTACGATGTTGAATACCTTTTCACTGTTCACGAAAATGTCTTCAATCCGCCACCAAAAGTGAAATCCGGTGTTATCCTAATGACCAGAAATCAGAAAGACGGATTAGCTGGTAATGAAATTCTTTTCAAACAGATTGTAAAAGCAGGATTTGGACAAAGACGTAAAAAGATGAACAATGCGCTGAAAGTTCTCGGTATTCCTGAAAATATGAAGTCTCATCCTTTCCTTGACATCAGAGCAGAAGAATTGTCTGTTGCAGATTTTATTGCTTTTGCTAATGAATGGAAGTCAAGTCTGAGTGTCTGA
- the idi gene encoding isopentenyl-diphosphate Delta-isomerase, whose translation MEKVVLVNPQDEVLGQMEKMQAHENGLLHRAFSVFLFNEKGEMLLQKRANEKYHSPNQWTNACCSHPRLNESYLDAAKRRIKEELGIDCELTEKFHFIYKADVGDGLWEHELDYVFTGNFDGEFDLNPDEVSEIRYVSIADLQQEIAKNPDNFTEWFKIIWAEYRNQLN comes from the coding sequence ATGGAAAAAGTGGTATTGGTCAATCCTCAGGATGAAGTTTTGGGGCAAATGGAAAAAATGCAGGCGCACGAAAATGGACTTTTGCATCGTGCTTTTTCGGTTTTTTTGTTCAATGAAAAGGGGGAAATGCTTTTACAGAAACGCGCCAATGAAAAATACCATTCGCCCAACCAATGGACCAACGCTTGTTGCTCACACCCACGACTGAACGAATCTTATCTGGATGCGGCGAAAAGACGGATCAAGGAAGAGTTGGGAATCGATTGTGAGTTGACGGAAAAATTCCATTTCATCTACAAAGCGGATGTTGGAGACGGACTTTGGGAACACGAATTGGATTATGTTTTTACAGGAAACTTTGATGGAGAATTTGATTTGAATCCTGATGAAGTTTCGGAAATCCGCTATGTTTCTATCGCTGACTTGCAACAGGAAATTGCTAAAAATCCGGATAATTTTACGGAATGGTTCAAAATCATTTGGGCTGAATATCGTAATCAATTGAATTAA
- a CDS encoding NAD(P)H-binding protein has product MKALVIGATGATGKDLVKQLCQDSDFDEIDIFVRRRSDFHNEKVKAHLVDFDHPEEWKHLVKGDVAFSCLGTTLKSAGSKENQKVIDYDYQFNFAKAAKENNVQDYILVSAYGASPDSKIFYSRIKGELEEAVKNLKFEKTTIFKPGMLERKNTDRNGEVFGLKIIKFLNKFGLFKSQKPLPTSVLAKAMIVASKIKSNSFSEVKLHSIFSFAEKKTQ; this is encoded by the coding sequence ATGAAAGCTTTGGTAATTGGTGCAACCGGTGCTACAGGAAAAGACCTTGTGAAACAACTTTGTCAGGATTCTGATTTTGATGAGATTGATATTTTTGTGAGACGTCGTTCTGATTTTCATAACGAAAAAGTCAAAGCGCATCTTGTAGATTTTGACCATCCTGAAGAATGGAAACATCTTGTGAAAGGCGATGTGGCTTTTTCTTGCCTCGGAACAACTCTGAAATCTGCCGGAAGTAAAGAAAATCAAAAAGTAATTGATTATGATTATCAATTCAATTTTGCTAAAGCTGCGAAAGAAAATAATGTACAAGATTATATTTTAGTTTCTGCGTACGGCGCGAGTCCCGATTCCAAAATTTTCTATTCCAGAATAAAAGGTGAATTGGAAGAAGCTGTGAAAAATCTAAAATTCGAGAAAACGACGATTTTTAAACCGGGAATGCTGGAAAGAAAAAACACCGACAGAAATGGTGAAGTCTTTGGATTGAAAATCATCAAATTTCTTAATAAATTTGGGCTTTTCAAAAGTCAAAAACCTTTACCAACTTCTGTACTAGCCAAAGCAATGATTGTTGCTTCAAAGATAAAATCCAATAGTTTTTCAGAAGTCAAACTTCACAGTATTTTCAGTTTTGCTGAGAAGAAAACGCAATAA
- the galE gene encoding UDP-glucose 4-epimerase GalE, whose translation MSILVTGGLGYIGSHTVVELINNNFDVIIVDDLSNSEKFILDNIEEITGKRPIFYPFDLRRKELLQQVFQTHDIEGCINFAASKAVGESMTEPLKYYENNLFSLINVLQEFKERNISNFIFSSSCTVYGQADQMPIDENTPLKEAESSYGKTKQMGEDILKDFSRAYNKKVSLLRYFNPIGAHPSALLGELPAGIPNNLVPYVTQTAAGIREKLSIWGDDYPTEDGTAIRDYIYVVDLAKAHVAALQKLIHSEEETVLDIYNLGTGKGSSVLEVVKAFELANDVAVPYQICPRREGDITVAYANADKAEKELNWKAETTLEEALKTTWEWQKYLKDRNN comes from the coding sequence ATGTCCATACTAGTAACAGGTGGTCTCGGTTACATTGGTTCTCACACAGTTGTAGAATTAATCAATAACAATTTTGATGTCATCATTGTTGATGACCTATCAAATTCAGAAAAGTTTATTCTTGATAATATTGAGGAAATCACAGGGAAAAGACCAATTTTCTATCCTTTCGATTTGAGAAGAAAAGAATTATTGCAACAAGTTTTCCAAACGCACGATATAGAAGGTTGTATCAATTTTGCAGCTTCAAAAGCAGTAGGAGAGAGTATGACAGAACCTTTGAAATATTATGAAAATAATTTGTTTTCATTGATTAATGTTCTTCAGGAATTTAAAGAAAGAAATATCTCAAATTTTATTTTCAGTTCATCTTGCACAGTTTATGGTCAAGCCGACCAAATGCCTATCGACGAAAATACACCTCTCAAAGAAGCTGAATCGTCCTACGGAAAAACTAAACAGATGGGTGAGGATATCCTGAAAGATTTTTCAAGAGCTTACAATAAAAAAGTTTCATTACTTAGATATTTCAATCCAATTGGAGCACATCCTTCTGCCTTGCTAGGAGAACTTCCGGCAGGGATTCCAAATAATCTCGTTCCTTATGTCACTCAAACTGCCGCTGGAATCCGAGAGAAACTAAGTATTTGGGGAGATGATTATCCTACAGAGGACGGAACGGCAATCCGTGATTACATCTATGTTGTAGATTTGGCGAAAGCTCACGTTGCAGCTTTACAAAAACTGATTCATTCTGAGGAAGAAACAGTTTTGGATATCTATAATTTAGGAACAGGAAAAGGTTCTTCGGTTTTAGAAGTTGTTAAGGCTTTTGAATTGGCGAATGATGTTGCAGTTCCTTACCAGATTTGTCCAAGAAGAGAAGGCGATATTACAGTGGCTTATGCTAATGCAGATAAAGCTGAAAAAGAACTTAATTGGAAAGCAGAAACTACTTTGGAAGAAGCGCTTAAAACCACTTGGGAATGGCAAAAATATTTGAAAGACAGAAATAATTAA
- a CDS encoding DegT/DnrJ/EryC1/StrS family aminotransferase: MKKIQMVDLQSQYYKIKSEVDNAVLNVMDSAAFINGPEVKSFQSDLETYLDVKHVIPCANGTDALQIALMALDLKEGDEVITADFTFAATVEVIHLLKLKSVLVDVDYDTFTIDTEAIKKAITPKTKAIIPVHLFGQCGNMEEILKIAKEHNLYVVEDNAQAIGSEFIFSDGTEKKAGTIGTIGTTSFFPSKNLGCYGDGGAIFTNDDELAHRLRGIVNHGMYERYYHDEVGVNSRLDSIQAAILRKKLPNLDSYNEARRKAADYYDEAFAGHDNILTPKRAENSTHVFHQYTLRITNGKRNELQQYLTEKEIPAMIYYPVALRKQKAYFQESDPADFVNTDKLLDQVISLPMHTELDEEQLKYITDSVLEFFEKN; this comes from the coding sequence ATGAAGAAAATCCAAATGGTCGATTTACAAAGCCAATACTATAAAATAAAAAGTGAGGTAGATAATGCGGTTTTAAATGTGATGGATTCCGCCGCTTTTATAAATGGTCCGGAAGTTAAATCCTTCCAATCAGATTTGGAAACTTATTTGGATGTAAAACACGTCATTCCTTGTGCCAATGGAACAGATGCACTTCAGATTGCATTGATGGCTTTGGATTTGAAAGAAGGCGATGAAGTGATTACGGCAGATTTTACTTTCGCTGCAACCGTGGAGGTGATTCATTTGTTGAAACTTAAATCAGTTTTGGTGGATGTCGATTATGATACATTTACAATTGATACAGAAGCTATTAAAAAAGCAATTACACCGAAAACTAAAGCCATAATTCCCGTTCATCTTTTTGGGCAATGCGGGAATATGGAAGAAATTCTAAAAATCGCGAAAGAACATAATTTATATGTCGTTGAAGATAATGCACAGGCGATTGGTTCTGAATTCATCTTTTCTGATGGAACTGAAAAAAAAGCTGGGACAATCGGAACAATTGGAACAACTTCATTTTTCCCTTCTAAAAACTTAGGTTGCTACGGAGACGGAGGTGCAATTTTTACTAATGATGACGAATTGGCTCACAGACTGAGAGGAATTGTAAATCACGGCATGTATGAGCGTTATTATCACGATGAAGTTGGTGTTAACTCCAGATTAGACAGTATTCAGGCAGCAATTTTGAGAAAGAAATTGCCTAACCTTGATTCTTATAACGAAGCGCGTAGAAAAGCTGCTGATTATTATGACGAAGCTTTTGCAGGGCACGACAATATTTTAACGCCAAAAAGAGCAGAAAACTCAACGCACGTTTTTCATCAATATACTTTGAGAATTACCAACGGAAAACGTAACGAATTGCAACAATATCTAACTGAGAAAGAAATTCCGGCGATGATTTATTATCCAGTTGCGCTTAGAAAGCAAAAAGCTTATTTCCAAGAGAGTGATCCTGCAGATTTTGTGAATACAGATAAATTACTAGACCAAGTGATTTCTCTTCCAATGCACACAGAATTGGATGAAGAGCAGTTGAAATATATTACGGATTCTGTTTTGGAATTTTTTGAGAAAAACTAA
- a CDS encoding S8/S53 family peptidase, with the protein MRKIFTILSVSFSLVATAQTELVFVFFKDKPNKSAFYNNPLSELTQKSLDRRTKLGIPLTDQDAPLESEYIQNIKNLGFMVTDYSKWLNGVAVNATSAQIQTLSQQSYVDHVESFVKNPNAGKKASKIEKFKEYSNREILTNYNYGSGLAQINQINARALHLAGFTGTGMTVAVIDTGFPTVNTGNAFKRLRDNDKIKGGYNFINKSDDIYNQNLNSHGTICLGTIGGYLENQFVGTAPDADFYLYATEDGDNEIPEEQLYWIEAAEEADRKGVDLISTSLGYYEFDDSRYDYKYEDMNGTTTFIARGAQIAAEKGIFVTFAAGNEGNNAWHYIITPADNAKVFSIGAVTAQGASVSFSSYGPNSSGIIKPDAAARGAETYTVYNGQVTQASGTSLANPVAAGGIACLLQALPQNISREEIRNRLKQNASLYPNPSNQMGYGILNLYKTYQSFLGVDDVKQTKIQIYPNPAKAIVNVKTDDLIKSIEIYDSLGRIIKSEVSKTINITELDKGIYFLKVKTASGGSIEKIIKE; encoded by the coding sequence GTGAGAAAAATCTTTACAATTTTATCGGTTAGCTTTTCGTTAGTTGCGACTGCGCAAACCGAATTGGTCTTCGTTTTCTTTAAAGACAAGCCGAATAAGTCCGCATTCTATAACAATCCTTTGTCTGAACTTACGCAAAAATCTCTGGACAGAAGAACGAAGCTCGGAATACCTCTTACAGATCAGGATGCGCCACTAGAATCCGAATACATTCAAAACATCAAAAATCTTGGTTTTATGGTAACTGATTACTCAAAATGGCTTAATGGTGTCGCTGTGAATGCTACTTCTGCTCAAATCCAGACTTTATCTCAACAGTCCTATGTAGATCACGTTGAAAGTTTTGTGAAAAATCCCAATGCTGGAAAAAAAGCATCCAAGATTGAAAAATTTAAAGAATATTCCAATCGAGAAATACTAACCAATTATAATTATGGCAGCGGACTGGCACAGATTAATCAAATCAACGCAAGGGCTTTACATCTTGCAGGATTTACAGGTACAGGAATGACTGTTGCAGTTATTGATACTGGTTTTCCGACGGTCAATACAGGTAATGCGTTTAAACGATTAAGAGATAATGATAAAATAAAAGGCGGCTATAATTTTATCAATAAAAGTGATGATATTTATAACCAAAACCTCAATAGCCACGGAACTATTTGTCTTGGAACAATAGGCGGCTATCTGGAAAACCAGTTTGTGGGAACTGCTCCAGACGCAGATTTTTATTTATATGCAACAGAGGATGGTGATAATGAAATTCCCGAAGAACAGTTATATTGGATTGAAGCCGCTGAAGAAGCAGACCGAAAAGGCGTTGATCTGATTTCCACTTCACTCGGTTATTATGAATTCGATGATAGTCGTTATGACTACAAGTACGAAGATATGAACGGGACAACTACCTTTATCGCCAGAGGTGCACAGATAGCTGCAGAAAAGGGAATTTTTGTAACATTCGCTGCAGGAAATGAGGGAAATAATGCGTGGCACTATATAATCACGCCAGCAGACAACGCAAAAGTTTTCAGTATTGGAGCAGTGACAGCGCAGGGAGCAAGTGTTTCATTTTCATCTTATGGTCCAAATTCTTCGGGAATTATCAAGCCAGATGCTGCCGCAAGAGGTGCTGAAACCTATACTGTTTATAATGGGCAGGTTACGCAAGCTAGTGGAACCTCACTTGCGAATCCTGTAGCTGCTGGCGGTATTGCTTGTTTGCTACAAGCTTTACCACAAAACATATCAAGGGAAGAAATCAGAAACAGATTGAAACAAAATGCTTCCCTATACCCCAATCCTTCTAACCAAATGGGTTATGGAATTTTGAATCTTTATAAAACATACCAGTCATTTTTGGGTGTAGATGACGTGAAACAAACCAAAATCCAGATTTATCCAAATCCAGCAAAGGCTATAGTAAATGTAAAAACTGACGATCTTATCAAATCTATTGAAATCTATGATAGCTTAGGAAGAATCATTAAAAGTGAAGTTTCAAAAACGATTAATATTACTGAGCTGGATAAAGGAATTTATTTTCTGAAAGTTAAAACAGCTTCCGGAGGATCTATTGAAAAAATTATCAAAGAGTAA
- a CDS encoding glycoside hydrolase family 3 N-terminal domain-containing protein → MLLRFGTVPCKIRFAPFKATLDNSMRTVMTSFNTSNSIPTSLDKISFKEILKVKKGFFGFIISDWTSIGEMNPFIITVNPTSRFDM, encoded by the coding sequence ATGCTTCTGAGATTCGGAACAGTACCCTGTAAAATCAGATTTGCACCATTTAAAGCTACTTTAGATAATAGTATGAGAACGGTAATGACATCTTTCAATACCAGCAATAGTATTCCTACGTCCTTAGACAAAATATCTTTTAAGGAAATACTGAAAGTTAAGAAGGGATTCTTCGGTTTTATAATTTCGGACTGGACTTCGATAGGTGAAATGAATCCTTTTATAATAACAGTAAACCCTACATCTCGATTTGATATGTAG
- a CDS encoding phosphomannose isomerase type II C-terminal cupin domain: MEHDVRPWGEYWVLEDAEFHKVKRIQVNPGGRLSLQYHHKRAEVWTIVSGVGTITINDDIRDYTVGQVAQIPLGAHHRIENKTAEPVVFIEVQYGTYFGEDDIVRIEDDYNRA, translated from the coding sequence ATGGAACACGACGTAAGACCCTGGGGAGAATATTGGGTATTGGAAGATGCTGAATTTCACAAAGTAAAAAGAATCCAGGTCAATCCGGGAGGAAGACTTTCACTTCAGTATCATCATAAAAGAGCAGAAGTTTGGACAATTGTTTCCGGGGTGGGAACAATCACCATTAACGATGATATCCGTGATTATACTGTGGGTCAGGTGGCTCAAATTCCTTTGGGAGCACATCACAGAATTGAGAACAAAACGGCCGAACCTGTGGTTTTTATAGAAGTTCAGTACGGAACATACTTCGGCGAAGATGACATTGTAAGAATCGAAGACGACTACAACAGGGCTTAA
- a CDS encoding SMODS-associated NUDIX domain-containing protein: MMSAPWREFCEELIATEILNWRPFKYIDYRFKKKIQSPIIDLDMGGKGLFIYEVFDLVINDDQMPLLKDLKNKTSENYIWVTDEVIQTLGHETGSKSFPHEIGPHTKYAQNLKWSK; the protein is encoded by the coding sequence ATGATGTCTGCGCCTTGGAGAGAATTTTGTGAAGAATTAATTGCAACAGAAATTTTAAACTGGCGGCCTTTTAAATACATCGACTATAGATTTAAGAAAAAAATTCAATCACCTATAATTGATTTGGATATGGGAGGTAAAGGTCTTTTTATTTATGAAGTTTTTGATTTAGTAATTAATGATGACCAAATGCCATTACTTAAAGATTTAAAGAATAAAACATCTGAAAATTACATCTGGGTTACGGATGAAGTTATTCAAACACTAGGTCATGAGACCGGTTCGAAATCTTTTCCACATGAAATTGGACCACATACAAAGTATGCACAAAACTTAAAATGGAGTAAATAA
- a CDS encoding VOC family protein, whose product MYNDQKRSTEFYTALFRRKPHINVPGMTEFILSDHCKLGLMPHDGIVKILKDFMPHPDRGNGIPRCELYLRTNGVTAEYDNALQIGAKLISVVKSQNWGDDVCALERIL is encoded by the coding sequence ATGTACAATGATCAAAAAAGAAGCACAGAATTCTATACTGCCTTATTTCGAAGGAAGCCTCATATTAATGTTCCGGGGATGACAGAATTTATCCTATCTGATCACTGCAAATTAGGATTGATGCCCCATGATGGTATTGTAAAAATCCTGAAGGATTTTATGCCTCATCCTGATAGGGGGAATGGTATTCCACGCTGTGAGCTATACCTGCGAACAAATGGTGTAACTGCCGAGTATGATAACGCTTTACAGATTGGAGCAAAGCTCATCAGTGTTGTTAAAAGTCAGAACTGGGGAGATGATGTCTGCGCCTTGGAGAGAATTTTGTGA